The DNA window TGGGCCGAGGAGCATCTGTTCGCGTTGCGCCAGGCGCTGGAAAGCTGGGAGCACTACCAGCGTTTGATCAGGGCTTGCGACCAACAGATCGAAGCGGTGCTCCGTTCGATCGACGTCGATCCTCCGACGTCGCCGCCGTCCAAGGCGCACAAGCGAGGCGGTGCCAATGCACCCCAGATCGATGACCTGCATCCGATGCTGGTGGCTCTGTGTGGAGGCAATGATCTCACCGTGCTTCCCGCCCATACGGACTACAGCGTCCTGCAACTCATAGGTGAAGTGGGAACCGACCTGACCCAGTGGCCGACCGAGAAACACTTCACCGCTTGGGCCGGGCTGGCCCCCGGGAGTCATCAGAGCGGTAAGCGCCAACGCTCGGCCAAGCGCAGGCGTAATCGTGCTGGGCGCCTGTTTTGCGTCATGGCCCGCAGCCTCGCCCGCAGCAAACACATTGCGCTGGGCGGTTTTTACCGTCGGATGGCGGGTCGCCGAGGTGGATTGATCGCCAATATCGCCCTGGCGCGCAAACTCGCGGCGCTGTTCTGGCGCGTCATGGTCAAAGGATTGGACTATGTCGAACACGGACTCCAGTACTACGAGGCACAGGCGCTGGAAACCAAACAACGTTCCATGCGTCGACTCGCCAAGCAGCTCGGGTTCTCCGTGACGCCTATCCAGACTGAAGCTCAAAATGCTTCTGCCTGAAAGTTGAGGAAGAACGATATGACGACCGCCCAATCTCCCCCCTGATCATCCCCCTGTCGAGGAGAACTCGGAGGGGGTTCATGGAAAGGAGCGAGGGACTAGCGTCTCGAACCAGAACCACGGCCCCGGCGCCAACCTCCAATCCCCCCAATGCTTGCTCCAGCCTGTAATTCGACGAGCGCCCATACGTCTCGGAGCCCGTAGAGGGGCAAGAATGGCGTTTACAAGGATCACGTAAGCTGAGTGAAGAACCGATTCACCTATGTGAGCCGTCTCTCGGTAGAACAAGGGGAAGGAAGAAACGGGTGCAAAGCGGCGTGGCTAGGGCAAGAAGGGACTTTTCGAGGGTGAATGCGAGCTCGGAAAGCTACCTTTTTTAAACTAAAAACACCACTTTTGCTGCTGTTCAACCAATTTGCAAATAAATGTAATGAAAAGTACCATCCAAACGTTCCAAAAAAGCGGCCCATCGTTTCATTCAGGTCACGATCGAGAGTCACAGCGCCGACACGGAGCAGAGCCCCCTCTCGTACTCATGCACACGCCCAGACGCAGGACGACCGATGGATGCTCCTTCGATATGCAATGTGCCGGACAACAACAGCCTTGGTAATAAGCACGATGATCGATGAATCACTGCTGGACGATATACGACAGCTCAATCTCTCGTACCTGATGCTGGTGCAGAGGATGATTCGGGACGACCGGACCCTCGCCATTTTTCGCCTGAAGCTCACCCCGGCGATGGCTGACGCGCTCGTGGCCGCCCCCCTCAGCCAGCTGGCCAAGCTGGCCAACTCCAACCAGCTGCTGTGCCAACTGACGATACAGGACACGGCAAGTTTCAATCGCCTGGTCGAAGAAACTCCCCACGAAGACGTTCAGCGCACGCACACGGCACTGCTCCTGGCAGGCAAGCAGCACGTCGCAGCCCAGCCAGCGCAAGCAGAGATTCACCATGGCTGACCGCAGCCTGCTTGGTGAGATGCGCCAGATCCAGCTCGCGATAGAGCTGATAGAACTAGGCGCCAGACTCCAGGTACTCGAAACGGAGACCAGCTTGAGCCGTGGGCGGTTGATCAAGCTCTACAAGGAAATACATGGGGTCTCCCCGCCCAAAGGCATGCTGCCATTCTCGACCGACTGGTTCGTGACCTGGCTGCCCAACATACATTCGTCGCTGTTCTACAACATCTATGAGTCACTATCGCTGCTCGGCACAGAGACGCGAATGGCCACCATGGTCAAGGCTTACCGGCTCTATCTGGAGCAGGTATCGATGCTCGAAGACAGGGAGCCGGTTCTAGGCTTGACGCGCGCCTGGACGCTCGTGCGCTTCTTCCAGAGCGGGATGATGCAGCTTTCGGTTTGCCGCCGCTGCGGCGGCCGCTTCGTCGCCCATGCCCACAGCATCGATCACGACTACGTATGCGGAATCTGCCAGCCTCCATCGCGCGCGGGAAAGACGCGCAAAGCGGCACAGCGAGCGAAGCGTACCTGACGCCTCGTCACTTCCCACCCGAGCTACTTGCCTCATCCACCATGCCATCCACCATGTAGAGCCAGGCGAGCAATTCGGCGACTGCCCGATACAGCTCCGCCGGAATTCGCTGGTCGACATCCAAGCGCATCAACAGCCCCACCAGTTCCGGAGAACGATGGACGTGGACATCGTGACGCATCGCGAACTCAATGATCTGCTCGGCGACCGATCCATAGCCTTTCGCAACGACATGCGGCACTTCGCCATCGTCATGGCGTAACGCCACCGCGCGCTCGACACGCTCG is part of the Halotalea alkalilenta genome and encodes:
- the flhC gene encoding flagellar transcriptional regulator FlhC; the protein is MADRSLLGEMRQIQLAIELIELGARLQVLETETSLSRGRLIKLYKEIHGVSPPKGMLPFSTDWFVTWLPNIHSSLFYNIYESLSLLGTETRMATMVKAYRLYLEQVSMLEDREPVLGLTRAWTLVRFFQSGMMQLSVCRRCGGRFVAHAHSIDHDYVCGICQPPSRAGKTRKAAQRAKRT
- the flhD gene encoding flagellar transcriptional regulator FlhD produces the protein MIDESLLDDIRQLNLSYLMLVQRMIRDDRTLAIFRLKLTPAMADALVAAPLSQLAKLANSNQLLCQLTIQDTASFNRLVEETPHEDVQRTHTALLLAGKQHVAAQPAQAEIHHG
- a CDS encoding EscU/YscU/HrcU family type III secretion system export apparatus switch protein, producing MSERVERAVALRHDDGEVPHVVAKGYGSVAEQIIEFAMRHDVHVHRSPELVGLLMRLDVDQRIPAELYRAVAELLAWLYMVDGMVDEASSSGGK
- a CDS encoding IS110 family transposase, coding for MAHLPVLDPLAAFVDVGSEQMYVSIAGGEPKVFGTFTAQLHELRDWLLSQKVKSVAMEATGIYWLPLYSVLEAAKLQVLMVNGKHTRNLPGRKTDMKDCQWGATLHAHGLLRAGFVPPAEIRRLQDYLRLRQDHITLAAGHVQHLQKALERMNIKLHDVISNLVGRSGMAVIRSMLEGERDPERLLALCDVQIRQQKAERIKASLQGTWAEEHLFALRQALESWEHYQRLIRACDQQIEAVLRSIDVDPPTSPPSKAHKRGGANAPQIDDLHPMLVALCGGNDLTVLPAHTDYSVLQLIGEVGTDLTQWPTEKHFTAWAGLAPGSHQSGKRQRSAKRRRNRAGRLFCVMARSLARSKHIALGGFYRRMAGRRGGLIANIALARKLAALFWRVMVKGLDYVEHGLQYYEAQALETKQRSMRRLAKQLGFSVTPIQTEAQNASA